The proteins below are encoded in one region of Streptomyces ficellus:
- the ftsZ gene encoding cell division protein FtsZ produces the protein MAAPQNYLAVIKVIGVGGGGVNAINRMIEVGLKGVEFIAINTDAQALLMSDADVKLDVGRELTRGLGAGANPAVGRKAAEDHREEIEEVLKGADMVFVTAGEGGGTGTGGAPVVANIARSLGALTIGVVTRPFTFEGRRRANQAEDGIAELREEVDTLIVIPNDRLLSISDRQVSVLDAFKSADQVLLSGVQGITDLITTPGLINLDFADVKSVMSEAGSALMGIGSARGDDRAVAAAEMAISSPLLEASIDGARGVLLSISGGSDLGLFEINEAAQLVSEAAHPEANIIFGAVIDDALGDEVRVTVIAAGFDGGQPPARRDNVLSAGSSKREEPAPPARATEQPRPVSGLGTVPVREESPAPAAEPAPAANDSSLSVTPPAVPPARPYPDTSAEELDVPDFLK, from the coding sequence GTGGCAGCACCGCAGAACTACCTCGCAGTCATCAAGGTCATCGGTGTCGGCGGCGGTGGTGTCAATGCCATCAACCGAATGATCGAGGTCGGTCTCAAGGGCGTCGAGTTCATCGCCATCAACACGGACGCGCAAGCTCTGTTGATGAGCGACGCCGACGTCAAGCTCGACGTCGGCCGTGAACTCACCCGCGGCCTCGGGGCCGGAGCCAACCCGGCAGTCGGTCGCAAGGCGGCAGAGGACCACCGCGAGGAGATCGAGGAGGTCCTCAAGGGGGCCGACATGGTCTTCGTCACCGCCGGCGAAGGCGGCGGCACCGGCACCGGCGGCGCTCCCGTCGTCGCCAACATCGCGCGCTCGCTGGGCGCCCTCACCATCGGTGTGGTCACCCGGCCGTTCACCTTCGAGGGCCGGCGCCGCGCCAACCAGGCGGAGGACGGCATCGCCGAGCTCCGCGAAGAGGTCGACACCCTCATCGTCATCCCGAACGACCGGCTGCTGTCCATCTCGGACCGCCAGGTCAGCGTGCTGGACGCGTTCAAGTCCGCCGACCAGGTGCTGCTCTCCGGCGTTCAGGGCATCACCGACCTCATCACCACCCCGGGCCTGATCAACCTCGACTTCGCCGACGTCAAGTCGGTCATGTCCGAGGCCGGATCCGCCCTCATGGGCATCGGCTCCGCCCGCGGCGACGACCGCGCGGTGGCCGCCGCCGAGATGGCGATCTCCTCGCCGCTGCTGGAGGCGTCCATCGACGGCGCCCGCGGTGTGCTGCTCTCCATCTCCGGTGGCTCGGACCTCGGACTGTTCGAGATCAACGAGGCGGCCCAGCTGGTCAGCGAGGCCGCCCACCCCGAGGCCAACATCATCTTCGGTGCCGTCATCGACGACGCCCTCGGTGACGAGGTACGGGTCACGGTCATCGCGGCCGGCTTCGACGGCGGCCAGCCGCCGGCCCGGCGCGACAACGTGCTGAGCGCCGGGTCGAGCAAGCGCGAGGAGCCGGCGCCCCCGGCACGCGCGACCGAGCAGCCCCGGCCGGTGAGCGGCCTCGGGACCGTCCCGGTGCGCGAGGAGTCCCCGGCCCCGGCGGCCGAACCGGCTCCGGCGGCGAACGACAGCTCCCTGTCGGTCACCCCGCCGGCGGTCCCGCCGGCCCGCCCGTACCCGGACACCTCCGCCGAGGAGCTGGACGTCCCGGACTTCCTGAAGTGA
- a CDS encoding YggT family protein — protein sequence MSVALQVIYIALMCFLVVLIFRLVMDYVFQFARSWQPGKAMVVVLEATYTVTDPPLKLLRRFIPPLRLGGVALDLSFFVLMIIVYILISIVNSFMMRV from the coding sequence ATGAGCGTCGCACTACAAGTGATCTACATCGCTCTGATGTGCTTCCTTGTCGTCCTGATCTTCCGGCTGGTCATGGACTACGTCTTCCAGTTCGCACGTTCATGGCAACCCGGGAAGGCGATGGTGGTCGTTCTGGAGGCCACCTACACTGTCACCGATCCACCACTGAAACTTCTGCGGCGGTTCATCCCGCCGCTGCGTCTCGGGGGCGTGGCACTCGACCTGTCCTTCTTCGTTCTGATGATCATCGTCTACATCCTGATCTCCATCGTGAACAGCTTCATGATGAGGGTGTGA
- the ftsW gene encoding putative lipid II flippase FtsW, whose product MPADHAAAYAPHRAHLFAGRVTGLAALRGRATGLRRPPSARKAAGRVRRAPAPRPPRGSGVRGFYERARRAWDRPLTAYYVILGASLLITVLGLVMVYSASQIKALELSLSDTYFFRKQFLAAAIGTGLLLFASRVPAKLHRALAYPLLVGTVFLMILVQVPGIGHSVNGNQNWLYLGGPFQLQPSEFGKLALILWGADLLARKQDKRLLTQWKHLLVPLVPVAFMLLGLIMLGGDMGTAIILTAILFGLLWLAGAPTRMFVGVLAVAAAIGVTLIRTSANRMARLACIGATEPGPGDSCWQAVHGIYALASGGWFGSGLGASVEKWGQLPEPHTDFIFAITGEELGLAGTLSVLALFAALGYAGIRVAGRTEDPFVRYAAGGVTTWITAQAVVNIGAVLGLLPIAGVPLPLFSYGGSALLPTMFAVGLLIAFAREEPAAKAALAMRQPGPGTWAGVSWKSMRRRVKKRPSGER is encoded by the coding sequence ATGCCGGCCGACCACGCCGCCGCGTACGCACCGCACCGCGCGCACCTCTTCGCGGGCCGCGTCACCGGTCTGGCCGCCCTGCGCGGCCGGGCGACGGGGCTGCGGCGGCCTCCCAGCGCCCGCAAGGCGGCCGGGCGCGTCCGCAGGGCCCCCGCGCCCCGGCCGCCGCGCGGGAGCGGCGTACGCGGGTTCTACGAACGGGCACGGAGGGCCTGGGACCGGCCCCTGACCGCCTATTACGTGATCCTGGGCGCCAGCTTGCTGATCACCGTCCTGGGCCTCGTGATGGTCTACTCGGCGTCGCAGATCAAGGCGCTGGAACTGTCGCTGTCCGACACGTACTTCTTCCGCAAGCAGTTCCTGGCCGCCGCCATCGGCACCGGGCTGCTGCTGTTCGCCTCCCGGGTCCCGGCCAAGCTGCACCGGGCGCTCGCCTACCCGCTGCTGGTGGGCACCGTCTTCCTGATGATCCTCGTCCAGGTGCCCGGGATAGGGCATTCCGTGAACGGCAACCAGAACTGGCTCTACCTGGGCGGCCCCTTCCAGCTCCAGCCCAGCGAGTTCGGCAAGCTGGCGCTGATCCTGTGGGGCGCGGACCTGCTGGCGCGCAAACAGGACAAGCGGCTGCTGACCCAGTGGAAGCACCTGCTCGTCCCGCTCGTGCCGGTCGCGTTCATGCTGCTGGGGCTGATCATGCTGGGCGGTGACATGGGGACGGCGATCATCCTCACCGCCATCCTCTTCGGCCTGCTGTGGCTGGCCGGTGCACCCACGCGGATGTTCGTCGGGGTGCTGGCCGTGGCCGCCGCGATCGGCGTGACGCTGATCCGGACCAGCGCGAACCGGATGGCCCGGCTGGCCTGCATCGGCGCCACCGAGCCCGGTCCCGGTGACTCGTGCTGGCAGGCCGTGCACGGCATCTATGCTCTGGCGTCGGGCGGATGGTTCGGTTCGGGGCTGGGCGCGAGTGTGGAGAAATGGGGCCAACTCCCCGAACCTCACACCGACTTCATCTTCGCCATCACCGGGGAGGAACTGGGGCTGGCGGGGACGCTGTCGGTACTCGCCCTCTTCGCGGCTCTAGGCTATGCGGGTATCCGCGTGGCCGGACGCACGGAGGACCCCTTCGTGAGGTATGCCGCGGGAGGTGTGACCACCTGGATCACGGCGCAGGCCGTGGTCAACATCGGTGCGGTGCTCGGGCTGCTGCCGATCGCCGGGGTCCCCCTCCCGCTGTTCTCCTACGGAGGTTCCGCCCTGCTGCCGACCATGTTCGCCGTCGGTCTGCTCATCGCCTTCGCGCGGGAGGAGCCCGCGGCGAAGGCAGCCCTGGCCATGCGACAGCCCGGTCCGGGCACATGGGCCGGGGTGAGTTGGAAGTCGATGCGACGGCGCGTCAAGAAGCGTCCGTCCGGAGAGCGGTGA
- a CDS encoding DivIVA domain-containing protein, which yields MPLTPEDVRNKQFTTVRLREGYDEDEVDAFLDEVEAELTRLLRENEDLRAKLAAATRAAAQNQQQQGMRKPPEQQDRPVGPGAPVPAAISGPPVQQQPPQMGPPQLPGGAPQLPAGPSHGGPQGQHGPGSMQGGPMQGGPMGGPMGGPMGGPMGGHGPQMPQPGQGPGGDSAARVLSLAQQTADQAIAEARSEANKIVGEARSRAEGLERDARAKADALERDAQEKHRVAMGSLESARATLERKVEDLRGFEREYRTRLKSYLESQLRQLETQADDSLAPPRTPSAAPSLPPSPSMASAGASAPSYGGNQTMGGGPSMGGGPSYGGQQQMSPAMTQPMAPVRPQAPQPMQQAPSPMRGFLIDEDDN from the coding sequence ATGCCGCTGACCCCCGAGGACGTGCGGAACAAGCAGTTCACGACCGTCCGCCTCCGAGAAGGCTATGACGAGGACGAGGTCGATGCCTTCCTCGACGAGGTCGAAGCCGAACTGACGCGCCTGCTCCGCGAGAACGAGGACCTGCGCGCCAAGCTGGCCGCCGCCACGCGCGCGGCCGCGCAGAACCAGCAGCAGCAGGGGATGCGCAAGCCGCCGGAGCAGCAGGACCGGCCCGTGGGTCCCGGCGCTCCCGTCCCCGCCGCCATATCCGGACCACCGGTCCAGCAGCAGCCCCCGCAGATGGGTCCGCCCCAGCTGCCCGGTGGTGCCCCGCAGCTGCCGGCCGGCCCGAGCCACGGCGGCCCCCAGGGCCAGCACGGCCCCGGCTCCATGCAGGGCGGCCCCATGCAGGGCGGTCCCATGGGTGGCCCGATGGGCGGTCCCATGGGTGGTCCCATGGGCGGTCACGGCCCGCAGATGCCGCAGCCCGGTCAGGGCCCCGGCGGCGACAGCGCGGCCCGCGTCCTCTCCCTCGCCCAGCAGACCGCCGACCAGGCGATCGCGGAGGCCCGTTCCGAGGCCAACAAGATCGTCGGCGAGGCCCGGTCGCGCGCCGAGGGCCTGGAGCGCGACGCCCGCGCCAAGGCCGACGCCCTGGAGCGGGACGCCCAGGAGAAGCACCGCGTCGCGATGGGCTCGCTGGAGTCCGCCCGCGCCACGCTGGAGCGCAAGGTCGAGGACCTGCGGGGCTTCGAGCGCGAGTACCGCACCCGCCTGAAGTCGTACCTGGAGAGCCAGCTGCGCCAGCTGGAGACCCAGGCCGACGACTCGCTGGCCCCGCCGCGGACCCCGTCCGCCGCGCCGTCGCTGCCGCCCTCCCCGTCGATGGCGTCCGCGGGCGCGAGCGCACCGTCGTACGGCGGCAACCAGACCATGGGCGGCGGCCCGTCGATGGGCGGTGGCCCGTCCTACGGCGGCCAGCAGCAGATGTCGCCCGCGATGACGCAGCCGATGGCACCGGTGCGGCCGCAGGCGCCGCAGCCGATGCAGCAGGCGCCGTCGCCGATGCGCGGTTTCCTCATCGACGAGGACGACAACTGA
- a CDS encoding cell division protein FtsQ/DivIB, translating into MAGPTTTTERGAPGSRGARGPRAKGSGPKGSSPARLAPRWRPGRPGGGRRALPGPRAVLLIVIVLGLLASGLWLFYGSAWLRVEQVTTSGTRVLTPAQVEAVAAVPVGAPLVSVDTDGIEARLRRALPRIDTVDVVRDWPHGIALRVVERTPVLLIGKGGRFTEVDAKGVRFATVDAAKAPEGVPLLELAVASSPSLRRFDAERLTVEAVGVAGDLPGRVAEDAKVLRVRSYDSITLELTGGRTVEWGSGEDGEAKARALTALMKAAPKAGHFDVSAPTAPAASRS; encoded by the coding sequence ATGGCCGGGCCGACGACGACCACCGAGCGCGGCGCGCCGGGCTCCCGGGGCGCCAGGGGCCCGCGGGCCAAGGGCTCCGGACCCAAGGGGTCGTCCCCGGCCCGGCTCGCCCCGCGGTGGCGCCCGGGGCGGCCGGGTGGCGGCCGCCGCGCCCTGCCCGGCCCCCGTGCCGTGCTCCTGATCGTCATCGTGCTCGGGCTGCTCGCCAGCGGGCTGTGGCTCTTCTACGGCTCCGCCTGGCTGCGGGTCGAGCAGGTCACCACCTCCGGTACGCGGGTGCTGACGCCCGCGCAGGTCGAGGCGGTGGCCGCGGTGCCCGTTGGGGCGCCGCTGGTGTCGGTCGACACGGACGGCATCGAGGCCCGGCTGCGGCGCGCCCTGCCCCGTATCGACACGGTGGACGTCGTCCGCGACTGGCCGCACGGCATCGCCCTGCGGGTGGTCGAGCGCACCCCGGTCCTCCTCATCGGCAAGGGAGGCAGGTTCACCGAAGTGGATGCCAAGGGTGTGCGGTTCGCCACGGTCGACGCGGCCAAGGCCCCCGAGGGCGTGCCCCTGCTGGAGCTGGCGGTCGCCTCGTCGCCCAGCCTGCGCCGCTTCGACGCCGAGCGGCTGACCGTCGAGGCGGTCGGCGTCGCGGGTGACCTGCCCGGCCGGGTTGCCGAGGACGCCAAGGTTCTCCGGGTCCGTTCGTACGACTCCATCACCCTGGAGCTGACGGGCGGCCGGACCGTGGAGTGGGGGAGCGGCGAGGACGGCGAGGCGAAAGCGCGTGCGCTGACCGCACTGATGAAAGCGGCGCCCAAAGCGGGGCACTTCGACGTGAGTGCCCCGACCGCCCCGGCGGCGTCGCGGAGTTGA
- the murD gene encoding UDP-N-acetylmuramoyl-L-alanine--D-glutamate ligase — protein MGSRQVSTSWQGKNVTVAGLGVSGIPAARVLAGLGARVTVVNDGDDERSRTQAAQLEAEGITVRLGDGATLPEGTELVVTTPGWQPDKPLFAAAAEAGVEVWGDVELAWRLRGPDAAPWLAVTGTNGKTTTVRMLAAILEAAGLRTAAVGNIGVSLLDAVLGEEEYDVLAVELSSYQLHWSPSLRAHSAAVLNLAPDHLDWHGSMQAYAADKGRIYEGNRIACVYNVADKATEDLVREADVEEGCRAIGFTLGTPGPSQVGVVEDLLVDRAFVENRREQAQELASVSDIDPPAPHNIANALAAAALARAFGVPATAVRDGLRAFRPDPHRIELVEEIGGVRYVDDSKATNTHAAEASLAAYDPIVWIAGGLAKGATFDELVAGSAKRLRGVVLMGADRGLIREALARHAPEVPVVDLDRTDTGAMSAAVREAAELARPGDTVLLAPACASMDMFVNYNKRGEAFADAVRALAAERA, from the coding sequence ATGGGCAGCCGACAAGTGAGTACCTCCTGGCAGGGCAAGAACGTCACCGTCGCCGGCCTGGGCGTGAGCGGCATCCCCGCCGCCCGCGTCCTCGCCGGACTGGGCGCACGCGTCACGGTCGTCAACGACGGCGACGACGAGCGGTCCCGCACGCAGGCGGCACAGCTGGAGGCGGAGGGCATCACCGTCCGCCTCGGCGACGGGGCCACCCTGCCGGAGGGCACCGAACTGGTCGTCACCACCCCCGGCTGGCAGCCCGACAAGCCCCTGTTCGCGGCCGCCGCCGAGGCGGGCGTCGAGGTCTGGGGCGACGTCGAACTGGCGTGGCGCCTGCGCGGCCCCGACGCCGCGCCCTGGCTCGCCGTCACCGGCACCAACGGCAAGACGACCACCGTGCGGATGCTCGCCGCCATCCTGGAGGCGGCGGGACTGCGGACCGCCGCCGTCGGGAACATCGGCGTCTCGCTGCTGGACGCCGTCCTCGGCGAGGAGGAGTACGACGTCCTCGCCGTCGAGCTCTCCAGCTACCAGCTGCACTGGTCGCCCTCCCTGCGGGCCCACTCGGCTGCCGTGCTGAACCTCGCACCGGACCACCTCGACTGGCACGGCTCGATGCAGGCGTACGCCGCCGACAAGGGCCGCATCTACGAGGGCAACCGGATCGCCTGCGTCTACAACGTCGCCGACAAGGCCACCGAGGACCTGGTGCGCGAGGCCGACGTCGAGGAGGGCTGCCGGGCGATCGGCTTCACCCTCGGCACGCCGGGCCCCTCCCAGGTCGGCGTGGTGGAGGACCTCCTGGTGGACCGGGCCTTCGTGGAGAACCGGCGGGAGCAGGCCCAGGAGCTCGCCTCCGTCTCCGACATCGACCCGCCCGCACCGCACAACATCGCCAACGCGCTCGCCGCGGCCGCGCTGGCCCGCGCCTTCGGCGTCCCGGCCACCGCCGTACGGGACGGGCTGCGGGCCTTCCGGCCCGACCCGCACCGCATCGAGCTGGTGGAGGAGATCGGCGGCGTCCGTTACGTCGACGACTCCAAGGCCACCAACACGCACGCCGCGGAGGCGTCGCTGGCCGCGTACGACCCGATCGTCTGGATCGCCGGGGGCCTCGCCAAGGGCGCGACCTTCGACGAGCTGGTGGCCGGGTCGGCGAAGCGGCTGCGCGGCGTCGTGCTCATGGGCGCCGACCGCGGCCTGATCCGGGAAGCCCTCGCGCGACACGCGCCCGAGGTGCCGGTCGTCGACCTCGACCGGACCGACACTGGGGCGATGTCCGCGGCGGTCCGCGAAGCGGCAGAGCTGGCCCGGCCCGGGGACACCGTCCTGCTCGCCCCGGCCTGCGCCTCGATGGACATGTTCGTCAACTACAACAAGCGGGGCGAGGCGTTCGCGGACGCGGTCCGCGCACTCGCCGCCGAGCGCGCCTGA
- a CDS encoding cell division protein SepF, with protein sequence MAGAMRKMAVYLGLVEDDGYDGRGFDPDDDFEPELEPEPERDRRRHQPPHQASHQVSHQAEREEPVRVVQQPPVQREPVPLPAESGRPARIAPVASITPERPSLEKNAPVIMPKVVSEREPYRITTLHPRTYNEARTIGEHFREGTPVIMNLTEMDDTDAKRLVDFAAGLVFGLHGSIERVTQKVFLLSPANVDVTAEDKARIAEGGFFNQS encoded by the coding sequence ATGGCCGGCGCGATGCGCAAGATGGCGGTCTACCTCGGCCTCGTGGAGGACGATGGGTACGACGGCCGGGGCTTCGACCCCGATGACGACTTCGAACCCGAACTGGAGCCGGAGCCCGAGCGCGACCGACGGCGCCACCAGCCCCCGCACCAGGCTTCGCACCAGGTCTCGCACCAGGCGGAGCGCGAGGAGCCGGTGCGGGTGGTCCAGCAGCCGCCCGTGCAGCGCGAGCCCGTTCCGCTTCCCGCTGAAAGCGGACGTCCGGCGCGAATCGCCCCCGTGGCATCCATCACACCTGAACGCCCGAGCCTGGAGAAGAACGCACCGGTGATCATGCCCAAGGTCGTGTCCGAGCGGGAGCCCTACCGCATCACCACACTTCACCCACGGACCTACAACGAGGCCCGTACCATCGGGGAACACTTCCGCGAGGGCACCCCTGTGATCATGAACCTCACCGAGATGGATGACACGGACGCGAAGCGACTTGTCGACTTTGCCGCCGGTCTCGTCTTCGGGCTGCATGGCAGCATTGAGCGAGTGACGCAGAAGGTGTTCCTGTTGTCGCCTGCTAACGTCGATGTCACGGCGGAGGACAAGGCCCGCATCGCAGAGGGCGGATTCTTCAACCAGAGCTGA
- a CDS encoding YggS family pyridoxal phosphate-dependent enzyme, whose translation MTDRKAELAQNLARVEERISAACGAAGRRREEVTLIVVTKTYPASDVRLLHELGVRHVAENRDQDAAPKAAACADLDLTWHFVGQLQTNKVRSVASYAHEVQSVDRLKLVGSLSAAAARAGRELGCLIQVALDAESGERGERGGVAPDGVEELAAAVEEAPGLRLDGLMTVAPLAGPYAGRQRAAFDRLMELASRLRASRPAANMVSAGMSADLEDAVAAGATHVRIGTAVLGDRPRLG comes from the coding sequence ATGACGGACCGCAAGGCTGAACTCGCCCAGAACCTGGCGCGGGTGGAGGAACGTATCTCCGCCGCGTGCGGGGCCGCCGGCCGCCGCCGCGAGGAGGTGACCCTGATCGTGGTCACCAAGACCTACCCCGCGAGCGACGTGCGGCTGCTGCATGAGCTGGGGGTCCGCCACGTCGCCGAGAACCGGGACCAGGACGCGGCCCCCAAGGCCGCCGCCTGTGCCGACCTCGACCTCACCTGGCACTTCGTCGGCCAGTTGCAGACCAATAAGGTCCGTTCCGTGGCGAGTTACGCGCACGAGGTGCAGTCGGTCGACCGGCTGAAGCTCGTCGGCTCGCTCTCCGCCGCCGCGGCGCGCGCCGGGCGTGAACTGGGGTGCCTGATCCAGGTCGCGCTGGACGCGGAGTCCGGCGAGCGGGGGGAGCGCGGAGGCGTCGCCCCGGACGGCGTCGAGGAGTTGGCGGCGGCGGTGGAGGAGGCGCCGGGCCTCCGGCTCGACGGGCTCATGACCGTGGCACCGCTGGCCGGGCCGTACGCCGGACGGCAACGGGCCGCGTTCGACCGGCTGATGGAATTGGCATCCCGCCTGCGCGCGTCCCGTCCTGCTGCGAACATGGTGTCAGCAGGGATGAGTGCGGACCTCGAGGACGCGGTGGCGGCCGGGGCGACACATGTGCGCATCGGTACGGCGGTACTCGGAGACCGACCCAGGCTCGGGTAA
- the murG gene encoding undecaprenyldiphospho-muramoylpentapeptide beta-N-acetylglucosaminyltransferase encodes MHVVLAGGGTAGHIEPALALADALRRQDPTVGITALGTERGLETRLVPERGYELALIPAVPLPRKPTPELITVPGRLRGTIKAAEQILERAKADCVVGFGGYVALPGYLAAKRLGVPIVVHEANARPGLANKIGSRYAAGVAVATPDSKLRGARYIGIPLRHTIATLDRARVRPEARAAFGLDPNLPTLLVSGGSQGARRLNEVIQQVAPVLQRSGIQILHAVGPKNELPHADNMPGMPPYIPVPYVDRMDLAYAAADMMLCRAGAMTVAELSAVGLPAAYVPLPIGNGEQRLNAQPVVKAGGGLLVDDAELTPEWVQGNVLPVLSDPHRLYEMSRAAAEFGRRDADDLLVGMVYEAIAARHRA; translated from the coding sequence GTGCATGTCGTACTCGCCGGTGGGGGGACCGCCGGCCACATCGAGCCGGCGCTCGCCCTCGCGGACGCCCTGCGCAGGCAGGACCCGACCGTGGGGATCACGGCCCTCGGTACGGAGCGGGGTCTGGAGACCCGGCTCGTACCGGAGCGTGGCTACGAGCTGGCGCTCATCCCCGCCGTCCCGTTGCCGCGCAAGCCCACCCCTGAGCTGATCACCGTCCCGGGGCGGCTGCGCGGCACCATCAAGGCGGCCGAGCAGATCCTCGAGCGCGCCAAGGCCGACTGTGTCGTCGGCTTCGGCGGGTACGTGGCCCTGCCCGGCTACCTGGCCGCCAAGCGGCTCGGCGTGCCGATCGTGGTCCACGAGGCCAACGCCCGGCCCGGCCTGGCCAACAAGATCGGTTCGCGGTACGCGGCCGGGGTCGCCGTCGCCACGCCCGACAGCAAGCTCCGCGGCGCCCGCTACATCGGCATCCCGCTGCGGCACACCATCGCCACGCTCGACCGCGCCCGGGTCCGCCCCGAGGCGCGCGCCGCGTTCGGACTGGACCCCAACCTGCCGACGCTGCTGGTCTCCGGCGGCTCGCAGGGCGCCCGCCGCCTCAACGAGGTGATCCAGCAGGTCGCCCCGGTCCTCCAGCGCTCCGGCATCCAGATCCTCCACGCGGTCGGCCCGAAGAACGAACTGCCGCACGCCGACAACATGCCCGGGATGCCGCCCTACATCCCGGTACCGTACGTGGACCGGATGGACCTCGCGTACGCCGCGGCCGACATGATGCTGTGCCGCGCGGGCGCGATGACCGTCGCCGAACTCTCCGCCGTCGGGCTGCCGGCCGCGTACGTGCCGCTGCCCATCGGCAACGGCGAACAGCGGCTCAACGCCCAGCCGGTGGTGAAGGCGGGCGGCGGCCTGCTGGTCGACGACGCCGAGCTGACGCCCGAGTGGGTCCAGGGCAACGTGCTCCCGGTGCTCTCCGACCCGCACCGGCTGTACGAGATGTCCCGCGCCGCCGCCGAGTTCGGCCGCCGGGACGCCGACGACCTGCTCGTCGGCATGGTCTACGAGGCGATCGCGGCACGCCACAGGGCGTGA
- the mraY gene encoding phospho-N-acetylmuramoyl-pentapeptide-transferase: MRQILFAGAIGLFLTLIGTPLLIKLLARKGYGQFIRDDGPRTHGSKKGTPTMGGISFILATLIAYALAKVITGEDPTYSGVLVLFLMAGMGLVGFLDDYIKIVKQRSLGLRAKAKMAGQLIVGIAFAVLALQFADSRGQTPASTKLSFITDFGWSIGPVLFVVWALFMILAMSNGVNLTDGLDGLATGASVMVFGAYTFIGLWQFQESCANAETLTNPNACFEVRDPLDLAVVASALMGACFGFLWWNTSPAKIFMGDTGSLALGGALAGLAICSRTELLLALLGGLFVLITMSVVIQVGSFKMTGKRVFRMAPLQHHFELKGWSEVLVVVRFWIIQGMCVIVGLGLFYAGWAADK, encoded by the coding sequence CCTGATCGGCACACCGCTGCTGATCAAGCTTCTGGCCCGCAAGGGATACGGGCAGTTCATCCGGGACGACGGCCCGCGCACCCACGGCAGCAAGAAGGGCACGCCCACCATGGGCGGCATCTCCTTCATCCTGGCCACGCTCATCGCGTACGCGCTCGCCAAGGTCATCACCGGTGAGGACCCGACCTACTCGGGCGTGCTGGTGCTGTTCCTGATGGCCGGCATGGGTCTCGTCGGCTTCCTCGACGACTACATCAAGATCGTCAAGCAGCGTTCGCTGGGCCTGCGGGCCAAGGCGAAGATGGCCGGCCAGCTCATCGTCGGCATCGCCTTCGCCGTCCTCGCGCTCCAGTTCGCCGACAGCCGGGGCCAGACGCCCGCCTCGACCAAGCTCTCCTTCATCACCGACTTCGGCTGGTCCATCGGACCGGTGCTGTTCGTGGTCTGGGCGCTGTTCATGATCCTGGCCATGTCGAACGGCGTGAACCTGACGGACGGTCTCGACGGCCTCGCCACCGGCGCCTCGGTGATGGTCTTCGGCGCGTACACCTTCATCGGGCTGTGGCAGTTCCAGGAGTCCTGCGCCAACGCCGAGACCCTGACCAACCCCAACGCCTGCTTCGAGGTGCGCGACCCGCTCGACCTCGCCGTCGTGGCGTCCGCCCTCATGGGTGCCTGCTTCGGCTTCCTGTGGTGGAACACCTCGCCCGCCAAGATCTTCATGGGTGACACCGGTTCGCTCGCCCTCGGCGGCGCGCTCGCGGGCCTCGCCATCTGCTCCCGCACCGAGCTGCTGCTCGCCCTCCTCGGCGGCCTGTTCGTCCTGATCACCATGTCCGTCGTCATCCAGGTCGGCTCGTTCAAGATGACCGGCAAGCGGGTGTTCCGGATGGCACCGCTCCAGCACCACTTCGAACTCAAGGGCTGGTCCGAGGTCCTCGTGGTGGTCCGGTTCTGGATCATCCAGGGCATGTGCGTCATCGTGGGTCTCGGCCTCTTCTACGCGGGATGGGCAGCCGACAAGTGA
- the pgeF gene encoding peptidoglycan editing factor PgeF: MSGAHFAFTDRWGGVSAVPYEELNLGGAVGDDPGSVMTNRRLAAESLGLDPRRVVWMNQVHGRDVAVVDGPWAPDEPVPAVDGVVTARRGLALAVLTADCTPVLLADPVAGVVGAAHAGRPGMVAGVVPATVEAMIALGAEASRITARTGPAVCGRCYEVPAAMRDEVAAAVPSAHSETSWGTPAVDVTAGVHAQLDALGVRDRSASAVCTLESRDHYSYRRDRTTGRLAGYVWLDG; encoded by the coding sequence GTGAGCGGCGCGCACTTCGCCTTCACCGACCGGTGGGGCGGGGTGAGCGCCGTTCCGTACGAGGAGCTCAACCTCGGCGGAGCGGTCGGGGACGACCCCGGTTCCGTCATGACGAACCGTCGGCTCGCCGCCGAGAGCCTGGGGCTCGACCCGCGGCGGGTCGTCTGGATGAACCAGGTGCACGGGCGTGACGTCGCCGTGGTCGACGGACCGTGGGCGCCGGACGAACCGGTCCCGGCGGTGGACGGCGTCGTCACCGCCCGGCGCGGGCTCGCGCTCGCGGTGCTCACCGCCGACTGCACCCCCGTCCTGCTGGCCGACCCGGTCGCGGGCGTCGTGGGCGCGGCGCACGCCGGCCGCCCCGGGATGGTCGCGGGCGTCGTCCCGGCCACGGTCGAGGCCATGATCGCTCTCGGCGCCGAGGCGTCGCGGATCACCGCCCGTACCGGCCCGGCCGTCTGCGGACGCTGCTACGAGGTGCCCGCGGCCATGCGGGACGAGGTGGCCGCCGCCGTACCGTCGGCGCACTCCGAGACGAGTTGGGGCACTCCGGCCGTCGACGTGACCGCCGGAGTGCACGCGCAGCTCGACGCGCTGGGGGTGCGCGACCGGAGTGCGTCGGCGGTGTGCACGCTCGAGTCGCGCGACCACTACTCGTACCGCCGCGACCGCACGACCGGGCGGCTCGCCGGATATGTCTGGTTGGACGGTTGA